Part of the Ornithinimicrobium flavum genome, GCAGCCCCGTGTGGCGGCACTACCTGGCCGAGCTGGGGCGGGTGGCCACGGTGGTCCGCTTCGACGAGCGCGGCCACGGGCTGTCCGACCGGGACGTCACCGACTTCAGCCTCGACCGACGCGTGCAGGACCTCGAGGCGGTGGTCGAGCACGCCGGGCTCGAGCGGTTCGCCCTCATGGCGATGGCCCAGGGCGGGCCGGTGTCGATCCGGTATGTCGTGGAGCACCCCGGGCGGGTCACCCGCCTGGTCTGCGCGGACACCTTCGCCGCGCGCTTCCTGCCGCGGTCGGAGGACAACGAGGTGCTGGAGCAGGCCTTCCAGAGCATGATCGCCGCCGGGTGGGACCGTAGCGACCCCACGTTCCGCCGGGTGTTCACCCAGATGATGATCCCGGGCGCCAGCGAGGAGCAGATGGTGTGGCTGGACCGTCTGCACCAGATGTCCGCCTCGGCCCGGACGGCCGTGGAGGCGCGCCGGCAGCGCAGCTCCGACGACGTGCTGGACCTCCTGCCCCGGGTCGGTGTGCCGACGCTGGTCACCCACGCCCGGGGGGACCGGATGATCCGCTTCGAGAACGGTCGGCGGCTGGCGGCGGACATCCCGGGCGCCCGCTTCCTCCCGCTGGACACCGGTAACCACATCCTGCTCGAGTCGGAGCCCGCGTGGCCGGTCTTCCTGCGCGAGGTGGCGACCTTCCTGGCCCAGGACCGGGACGTCGGGGTGCCGGCAGGGCCCTGGGAGGCCCTGTCCGCCCGCGAGCGCGAGGTGCTCGACCTGGCTGCCCGGGGCCTGGACAACCAGGACATCGCGGGCCGGCTCGTGCTCAGTGTCCGCACCGTGGAGCGGCACCTGCAGAACGTCTACCTCAAGCTCGGCGTGGGTGGCCCGAACGCCCGGACCGCCGCCGTCACCCGCTGGCTGTCCCGGGAGTGAGCGCGGCCCGCTACGCGTGGCACCCCATACCTGGCCCGACCGGCGCGGGAAGCTGCGCGTCGGCACCGATGCCCGGTGGTCCGCCCGGCCCCTAGCGTCGGGCTGTCCGCCGCACGGGCGGGCACCCGAGGAAAGGATCCGTCATGAACAAGGCAGCCGTCAGCCTGACCACCGGCCTGGAGGACCCCGAGCGGGTGACCGTGGCCTTCCTCGTCGCCGTCGCCGCCGCGGAGGCCGGCCGGCCGACGATGATGTTCCTCACCAAGGAGGCCGCGCGGCTCGCGGTGGAGGGCGTGGCTGTCGCGGTCGCCTGCGACGGGTGCCCTCCGCTCACCACGCTGATGGGCCGGTATGCCGCGGCGGGCGGGCAGATGATCGTGTGCGGGGTGTGCGTGGACGCCAAGAAGCTGGACCCGGAGACCTTCATCCCCAACGCGACCAAGGGTGGCACCGTGCAGCTGTGGGAGTGGATCGGGGACGGGGCCACGACCTTCAGCTACTGAGGCCGCCGGGCCGGACCGGACCCACCCCGGGACGGGCGGTCACCGCCGCTCCGCCCGGACTAGCATCGAGGTATGCGGCACTCCGGCTCGACCCCGCACCCGTGAGCGGGCGGGGTCGCTCGCCCAGGCACGGCGCATGAGCCCCGGGCACGACCACGGCACCGCCGACACCCACCGGTGGCGGCTGGCGGTCGCCCTCGGCATCACCCTCGTCGTCCTGGTCGCCGAGGTGGTCGGTGCGGTGTGGACCGGCTCCCTGGCCCTGCTCGTGGACGCCGGCCACATGCTGACCGACGCCACCGGCCTGCTCA contains:
- a CDS encoding alpha/beta fold hydrolase, with product MSTDPTGPASQQVRFARSADGVTIAYAVHGSGPPLVLNSCWLSHLEFDWSSPVWRHYLAELGRVATVVRFDERGHGLSDRDVTDFSLDRRVQDLEAVVEHAGLERFALMAMAQGGPVSIRYVVEHPGRVTRLVCADTFAARFLPRSEDNEVLEQAFQSMIAAGWDRSDPTFRRVFTQMMIPGASEEQMVWLDRLHQMSASARTAVEARRQRSSDDVLDLLPRVGVPTLVTHARGDRMIRFENGRRLAADIPGARFLPLDTGNHILLESEPAWPVFLREVATFLAQDRDVGVPAGPWEALSAREREVLDLAARGLDNQDIAGRLVLSVRTVERHLQNVYLKLGVGGPNARTAAVTRWLSRE
- a CDS encoding DsrE family protein — protein: MNKAAVSLTTGLEDPERVTVAFLVAVAAAEAGRPTMMFLTKEAARLAVEGVAVAVACDGCPPLTTLMGRYAAAGGQMIVCGVCVDAKKLDPETFIPNATKGGTVQLWEWIGDGATTFSY